In Sphingomonas phyllosphaerae, one DNA window encodes the following:
- a CDS encoding TonB-dependent receptor, whose amino-acid sequence MVNTILLRRRFAGASTAALLLGSGAPVWAQTFPAGASQSGSVSPSGDQGSGGEVSDAGGDEIVVTGTRASLSSAQAIKRNADQIVDSIVAEDIGKLPDRNVAEALQRITGVQIQRSFGEGSSVAIRGLSQVRTEVNGRDIFTANNGRTLSLEDVPSELLAGIDVYKNPSANLIEGGIGGLINLRTRKPFDFDGFRLSASGSSNFYDLYDTTKPQANLLVSDRWNTGIGEIGVMVDVAYQQTAFRQDQISSQPMFLLQDGLNADGTPVNASDRQVATGLNRLGTPTYLAHGVGIGQYLGDRRRLGVDAAVQWRPTDTVEVTAEYIRSDYKFRYGDYSFFAYTGLNPIIPDYTQPFTYDAEGNFRSGTFVNVPINANTSLESRRSVTSDYSLNLKWRPSDRATITADAQYIKGTTDGQRSIVILASSAERLYHSVAEDGPPTFFITPDGNAGNGNGLVTDPANYGSGAGYLDHIDRSVGDQYSARLDGEYKFDGSFLKSVAVGLRYTDRSATTDSSTYAYYGLNRPLAADLLELRPFRGNLYRGFQGVPDGAIFFNRGITLNYDRTRAVLADYVDPSQRQSLLDGVGYGPNDRNVQGETTYTAYGLVRFGTTDFALPFDGNLGVRIIRTQTSSAGFRGESPRVQTGVDTTTGLPIFGNGPVTFVPVAVDSSYTKVLPSLNLTFHLTEPLQLRLAASKALTRPSFDQLNQNITINQNVPTNGIPTASSGNANLRPLTADQLDASLEYYFSRTGSLYAAAFYKKVDGFITNGVFDESYTFGNETVTYQVSRPVNGDDGRIKGFEVGGNTFFDFLPGWLSGFGAQANFTYVDSKAPSPDAQDTSGASLSVPLEQLSKYSYNLVGIYDKGPLSARVAYNWRSKYVVTTRGNGSGNLPIFNDARGQLDASITYTVAPHFALTVDGTNLSNSENRTYYGVASRPQSAVLNDRRISVTARLTY is encoded by the coding sequence ATGGTCAACACCATCTTGCTGCGTCGGCGGTTTGCAGGCGCGTCGACTGCCGCGTTGCTGTTGGGCTCCGGCGCTCCGGTATGGGCGCAGACTTTCCCGGCTGGTGCTTCGCAAAGCGGCTCCGTCTCGCCGAGCGGCGATCAGGGTAGCGGGGGCGAGGTGTCTGATGCCGGAGGTGACGAGATTGTTGTCACAGGCACGAGGGCAAGTCTGTCGAGCGCCCAGGCAATCAAGCGTAATGCCGACCAGATCGTCGACTCCATTGTGGCCGAGGACATCGGCAAATTGCCCGACCGCAACGTCGCGGAAGCATTGCAACGCATCACCGGTGTGCAGATCCAGCGCAGCTTTGGCGAAGGCAGTTCGGTGGCGATCCGCGGGTTGAGCCAGGTCCGTACCGAGGTCAACGGCCGCGACATTTTCACGGCCAACAACGGCCGCACACTGAGCCTGGAGGACGTCCCCTCCGAACTGCTGGCCGGCATCGACGTGTACAAGAACCCGTCGGCGAACCTGATCGAAGGCGGGATCGGCGGATTGATCAACCTGCGCACCCGCAAGCCATTTGACTTTGACGGCTTCCGCCTGTCGGCGAGCGGCAGTAGCAATTTTTACGACCTGTACGATACCACTAAGCCACAGGCGAACCTGCTGGTGTCCGATCGCTGGAACACTGGAATCGGCGAGATCGGCGTGATGGTCGATGTGGCATATCAACAAACCGCATTCCGGCAGGACCAGATCTCCAGCCAGCCGATGTTCCTGCTGCAAGATGGGCTGAATGCCGACGGCACGCCGGTCAACGCGTCCGATCGGCAAGTTGCGACCGGGCTGAACCGGCTTGGCACGCCAACTTATCTGGCCCACGGTGTCGGGATCGGCCAGTATTTGGGTGATCGTCGTCGCCTGGGCGTAGATGCAGCGGTGCAGTGGCGTCCGACCGACACGGTCGAAGTGACCGCCGAGTACATCCGCTCGGACTACAAGTTCCGATATGGTGATTACAGCTTCTTTGCCTATACCGGCCTCAATCCGATCATCCCGGACTACACGCAGCCGTTCACCTATGACGCGGAAGGCAATTTCCGCAGCGGCACGTTCGTCAACGTGCCGATCAACGCCAATACGAGCCTCGAAAGCCGCCGCTCCGTCACCAGCGACTATTCGCTAAACTTGAAGTGGCGCCCGTCAGACAGGGCCACGATCACCGCCGACGCGCAGTACATCAAGGGCACTACCGACGGCCAGCGCTCGATCGTGATCCTGGCGTCAAGCGCGGAGCGGCTCTACCATTCGGTCGCCGAAGATGGTCCGCCGACCTTCTTCATCACACCCGACGGCAATGCCGGCAACGGCAATGGACTGGTCACCGATCCAGCAAACTACGGAAGCGGCGCGGGGTACCTCGACCACATCGACCGCTCGGTTGGCGACCAGTACAGCGCGCGTCTTGATGGCGAATACAAGTTCGACGGTAGCTTCCTGAAGTCTGTAGCGGTTGGCTTGCGCTATACCGATCGCTCGGCGACGACCGACAGCTCGACCTATGCCTATTACGGCCTGAACCGGCCGCTTGCCGCCGACTTGCTGGAACTCCGGCCGTTCCGCGGCAACCTGTATCGTGGCTTTCAAGGCGTTCCAGACGGTGCGATCTTCTTCAACCGGGGGATCACGCTCAATTACGATCGTACACGTGCTGTACTTGCCGATTACGTCGATCCCTCACAGCGTCAGTCGTTGTTGGACGGCGTCGGCTACGGTCCTAACGACCGCAATGTACAAGGCGAGACAACCTACACTGCTTACGGTCTTGTGCGGTTCGGCACCACCGACTTCGCGCTGCCGTTCGACGGCAACCTAGGCGTGCGCATCATCCGAACGCAGACCAGTTCTGCCGGCTTCCGCGGTGAGTCTCCCCGAGTACAGACCGGCGTCGATACCACCACAGGTCTGCCGATCTTCGGCAACGGTCCGGTCACCTTCGTGCCTGTAGCGGTCGACTCCTCTTATACCAAGGTGCTGCCAAGCCTGAACCTGACATTTCACCTAACCGAGCCGCTGCAACTGCGGCTCGCGGCGTCCAAGGCGCTGACGCGTCCTAGCTTCGATCAGCTTAATCAGAACATCACGATCAACCAGAATGTCCCCACCAACGGCATTCCGACCGCTTCGTCGGGCAACGCCAACCTGCGCCCGCTTACCGCAGACCAGCTCGACGCCAGCCTCGAATACTATTTCTCGCGCACTGGCTCGCTGTACGCCGCAGCGTTCTACAAGAAGGTTGACGGCTTCATCACCAACGGTGTCTTCGACGAAAGCTACACCTTCGGCAACGAGACTGTGACCTATCAGGTAAGCCGTCCCGTCAATGGCGACGATGGCCGGATTAAGGGGTTCGAGGTCGGGGGCAACACCTTCTTCGACTTCTTGCCGGGCTGGCTCTCGGGCTTCGGAGCGCAGGCCAACTTCACTTATGTCGACAGTAAGGCTCCGTCGCCGGACGCACAGGACACCTCCGGCGCAAGTCTTTCCGTGCCATTGGAGCAGCTGTCGAAGTACAGCTACAACCTCGTAGGAATCTACGACAAGGGGCCGCTATCGGCGCGCGTCGCGTATAACTGGCGATCGAAATATGTCGTGACGACGCGTGGTAACGGGTCTGGCAACCTGCCGATCTTCAACGATGCGCGAGGGCAACTTGACGCGTCGATCACCTATACCGTCGCGCCGCACTTCGCGTTAACGGTAGATGGCACCAACCTCAGTAACTCGGAGAACCGGACGTATTACGGTGTCGCAAGCCGGCCTCAGTCGGCAGTTCTCAACGATCGCCGGATCAGTGTGACGGCTCGGTTGACCTACTAA
- a CDS encoding GDSL-type esterase/lipase family protein — translation MVGGLIGKRSWRHVQKSKMVLTTAAILTMTAPLNAEAPAPYQSSPERRFIAERDWGPWLGPFRARLVPSLMRDFGERYLYQAANRRLGPPRSDERRVVFLGDSITDRWDLARSFPGRPYVNRGIGSQVTAQMLLRFHQDVISLRPDAVVILAGVNDVQGFLQQEAPEQIQSNWEAMADLADAHGVKVVFGSLLPVNDYTPSARDVVRERKPTTLRALNDWLRGFCQRRGYAYADYYAALVDRAGLLDARYTDDGVHPLAAGYARMAPVAEQAIAAALAAPIHHEKTH, via the coding sequence ATGGTCGGCGGCCTGATTGGCAAGCGGTCCTGGCGACACGTGCAGAAGTCAAAAATGGTCCTGACCACCGCCGCGATTTTGACAATGACCGCACCGCTTAATGCCGAAGCTCCCGCTCCATATCAGAGCTCTCCAGAGCGGCGGTTCATAGCCGAACGCGATTGGGGACCATGGCTTGGCCCCTTCCGCGCACGGCTGGTACCGAGCCTGATGCGCGATTTCGGAGAGCGCTACCTCTACCAGGCCGCCAACCGTCGGCTGGGTCCGCCACGAAGCGATGAGCGACGAGTCGTTTTCCTCGGCGATTCAATCACAGATCGCTGGGATCTAGCGCGAAGCTTTCCGGGACGTCCCTATGTCAATCGGGGCATTGGCAGCCAAGTGACTGCGCAGATGCTTCTGCGCTTCCATCAGGACGTAATCTCGCTCCGGCCAGACGCGGTCGTCATCCTGGCTGGCGTCAACGACGTGCAAGGCTTCTTGCAGCAAGAAGCCCCGGAGCAGATCCAATCCAATTGGGAAGCCATGGCAGACCTAGCGGACGCACATGGCGTCAAGGTGGTCTTCGGATCGCTGCTGCCGGTCAACGATTACACACCCTCCGCCCGGGACGTCGTTCGCGAGCGCAAGCCGACAACGCTGCGCGCTTTGAACGACTGGCTGCGCGGCTTCTGTCAGCGACGCGGCTACGCCTACGCCGATTACTATGCGGCGCTTGTCGATCGGGCTGGTCTGCTCGACGCCCGCTACACAGACGACGGCGTTCATCCGCTAGCTGCAGGTTATGCGCGCATGGCTCCCGTGGCAGAGCAGGCGATCGCCGCCGCGCTGGCGGCTCCGATCCACCATGAAAAGACACATTGA
- a CDS encoding alpha-L-fucosidase yields MSRRTVLRGGLTAAAASAASVRASVPLRQSELRPVSVAPPRQFEANWDSLISGYSAPDWFRDAKFGIWAHWGAASVPGIGDDWYARDMYLQGHPSYEHHLKHYGHPADTGFMDIQHRWRAERWDPAELLDLYKRAGARYFMAIANHHDNFDCYTSSHHAWNSTRVGPRRDIVGTWEKLARERGLRFAVSNHSGHAWHWNQVAYGYDPEGPRQGQRYDAARLTRSDGRGRWWEGLDPQDLYTGRSMAIPDGIRSLAEANAWHAATDALWDEGAPRNPAFVRRWSLRCRELIDKYRPDMLYFDNHDLPLGQAGLDMAAYFYNRNMAWHDGRLEGVVTAKETAPQRRMGLVDVVERGQKSYIDRFPWQTETCLGNWFYGEQYYRENRYKTPAKVLHTLCDVVSKNGNLMLSVPLRGDGTIDDRERQIVEEIAVWMQKFGEAIYGTRPWRVNGEGASHGAGGAFSEGGQETTYTAADIRYVKRDSAVHALVLGWPADSAVRLTLLGSGNPVGRGTVSKVTLPGSLEPLPFTRSADALVVRLPDSLRNRIGLALVIEGDGLVA; encoded by the coding sequence ATGTCCAGGCGAACAGTTCTTCGCGGCGGGCTGACAGCCGCCGCGGCGTCGGCGGCTTCCGTGCGCGCCAGTGTACCACTTCGGCAAAGCGAGCTTCGGCCCGTTTCGGTTGCGCCACCACGGCAGTTCGAGGCTAATTGGGACTCGCTAATTAGCGGCTACAGCGCGCCCGACTGGTTCCGCGACGCGAAATTCGGAATTTGGGCCCATTGGGGGGCGGCTTCCGTGCCGGGCATAGGAGACGATTGGTACGCGCGCGACATGTATTTGCAGGGCCATCCTTCCTACGAACATCATCTGAAGCATTACGGGCATCCCGCGGACACCGGCTTCATGGATATCCAGCACCGTTGGCGTGCCGAGCGCTGGGATCCTGCCGAACTGCTTGATCTCTACAAGCGAGCCGGAGCGCGCTATTTCATGGCGATCGCAAACCACCACGACAATTTCGATTGCTACACTTCGTCGCACCATGCCTGGAACTCGACGAGGGTCGGGCCAAGGCGGGATATCGTGGGAACATGGGAGAAGCTCGCCCGCGAGCGCGGCCTGCGTTTTGCGGTTTCCAACCACTCGGGTCATGCCTGGCACTGGAATCAGGTCGCGTACGGCTATGACCCGGAAGGTCCACGACAGGGTCAGCGCTATGATGCCGCCCGCCTAACCCGATCGGACGGACGCGGCCGATGGTGGGAGGGGCTCGACCCGCAGGACCTGTATACCGGGCGCAGTATGGCAATACCCGACGGGATCCGATCACTTGCGGAAGCAAACGCGTGGCATGCAGCGACCGATGCACTTTGGGATGAGGGCGCGCCGCGAAACCCGGCGTTCGTGCGGCGGTGGTCGCTGCGCTGCCGCGAGCTGATCGACAAATACCGGCCCGACATGCTCTATTTCGACAACCACGATCTACCACTCGGCCAAGCTGGTCTCGACATGGCTGCCTACTTCTATAATCGCAACATGGCGTGGCATGATGGCCGTCTAGAAGGGGTAGTCACGGCGAAGGAAACGGCTCCCCAGCGACGCATGGGTCTTGTTGACGTGGTCGAGCGCGGACAGAAGAGCTATATCGACCGTTTCCCGTGGCAGACGGAGACCTGCCTCGGCAACTGGTTCTACGGGGAGCAATATTACCGCGAGAACCGGTATAAAACGCCAGCGAAGGTGTTGCACACGTTGTGCGATGTCGTCTCGAAGAACGGCAACCTGATGCTCAGCGTCCCGCTGCGCGGTGATGGCACGATCGATGATCGTGAACGCCAGATCGTCGAGGAGATCGCCGTGTGGATGCAGAAGTTCGGCGAAGCGATCTATGGCACTCGTCCATGGCGCGTTAACGGGGAAGGAGCGAGCCACGGCGCAGGAGGTGCCTTCTCCGAAGGCGGTCAGGAAACCACCTACACTGCCGCTGATATCCGCTACGTAAAGCGCGACTCTGCGGTGCATGCTCTGGTACTGGGCTGGCCCGCAGACAGCGCTGTCCGACTGACGTTGTTGGGAAGCGGTAATCCGGTCGGCAGAGGCACAGTGAGCAAAGTGACCTTACCGGGAAGTTTGGAGCCGCTGCCATTTACACGCTCGGCCGACGCTCTTGTAGTGCGTTTGCCTGACAGCCTGCGAAATCGCATCGGACTCGCTCTTGTCATCGAGGGTGACGGCCTTGTGGCCTAG
- a CDS encoding DUF2971 domain-containing protein, translated as MNDPDPLFASTYARVLKPNSETVLYHYCSTPTLLSILEHGKLRFSDVNMMNDPREWRYCYELFERAANALLEMVSDYPALEGLDTSFFDHIDGYLSPKQLRSHPVIACFSKRPDVLSQWRGYADNGKGWSIGFSGLALDAMPVTLLEVVYDPEQQITEVRNFLAAMYLTWRKEGGDFKDTVGEDAALLSSFILGYKHPSFEEEQEVRALHELRVDISEDGWELIDEGGTANGEKVKGEAVGFRAAGSAVVAYVDIPLQRVAGVAIREVWFGPSNDNGPGNALYPLTRYGHRGVDLLWSASSYRA; from the coding sequence ATGAACGATCCAGATCCGCTATTTGCTTCCACATACGCTCGTGTTCTGAAGCCGAATTCGGAAACTGTCTTATATCATTATTGCAGCACCCCAACGCTGCTCTCGATCCTAGAGCACGGAAAACTGCGGTTCAGCGATGTCAACATGATGAACGACCCGCGCGAATGGAGGTATTGCTACGAATTGTTCGAGCGAGCAGCCAATGCATTGCTTGAAATGGTTTCAGATTACCCAGCACTTGAAGGACTGGATACAAGCTTTTTCGACCATATCGATGGCTATCTGTCGCCCAAGCAACTAAGAAGCCACCCGGTGATCGCGTGCTTTTCGAAGCGACCAGATGTGCTCAGTCAGTGGCGTGGCTATGCCGACAATGGCAAAGGCTGGTCGATCGGATTCAGTGGGTTAGCGCTCGATGCTATGCCGGTCACGCTGCTTGAGGTGGTTTACGATCCCGAGCAGCAAATCACCGAGGTGCGCAATTTTCTAGCCGCTATGTACCTAACTTGGCGCAAAGAAGGTGGCGATTTCAAAGATACCGTCGGTGAAGACGCCGCGTTGCTCTCCAGCTTCATCCTTGGATACAAACATCCATCGTTCGAGGAAGAGCAAGAAGTACGCGCGCTGCATGAATTGCGCGTCGATATCTCAGAGGACGGGTGGGAACTAATCGACGAAGGTGGCACGGCGAATGGCGAAAAGGTTAAGGGCGAGGCAGTAGGCTTCCGCGCCGCCGGATCGGCTGTCGTTGCGTACGTTGATATTCCGTTGCAGCGTGTTGCCGGAGTGGCAATTAGAGAGGTTTGGTTCGGCCCAAGCAACGACAACGGCCCGGGAAACGCGCTTTATCCCTTGACCCGCTACGGGCATCGCGGCGTTGATCTATTGTGGTCGGCCTCAAGCTATCGAGCCTAG